CCAGTGCATGGGGCGATGCTCCGAATTTGGATTGCGATAGCGCCGGCAGTTTAGCCTGCGCCGCCGCGACCGAATCACCCGATTACCGGCTCGCCGCGACCGCCGGTCAGTCGTCGCGGGCGAGTGTCTACAGCACCGGTGATACCAGCCGAGCCAGGGCTTCGGGAACACGCGTGCCCCACAGCGGCCGGGCGCGATCGTCGCGCACACGCGGCGCCAGGTTGCACTCGCTGTGGATGAGCTCGGCCAGCTCGGCGCCCACGGTGCGATCGCGGAACATCACCGACACCTCGAAGTTCAGCCGGAAGCTGCGGTGGTCGAAATTGGCGCTGCCGATGATTGCGAGATCGTCGTCGCACAACAGTGCCTTGCTGTGCAGCATGCGCGGGCCGTATTCATGGATCTTCACCCCGGCCGCGAGCAGCTCGTCGAAATAGGAGCGCGCCGCCAGGGTGACCAGTCGGCTGTCGCACACCTTCGGCACCAGCAGGCGCACGTCGAGCCCACCGAGCGCAGCCGATGTGAGCGCCATGCGCGCCGCCTCGCCGGGGACGAAGTACGGCGTGACCAGCCAGACGCGACGCTGCGCCGAATGGATCGCCGCAACATGCAGCCGATGGATCGCTTCCCAGTCCGAATCCGGACCCGACACCAGCACCTGCGCCGAGATCGGGCCCGGCCGCGGTGGAGGATTGTGCAACCGCAACGGATCCTGGCCGGTGGCGTAGGCCCAGTCCTCGACGAACACCAGCTGCAGCTCGCGCACCACGTCGCCTTCCAGCCGCAGGTGCAGATCGCGATACGCGTCCTTGCGCAGGCGCTCGTCCTCGTCGTCGGTGATGTTGATCCCGCCGGTGAAGCCGACCAGACCGTCGATCACCACGATCTTGCGGTGCGTGCGCATGTTCAGCCACGGCCGCTTCCAGAACCAGTACGCCTTCATCGGATGGAACCAGGCGACCTCGGCGCCGGCATCGACCAGCGGCTGCAGGAAGCGGCGCCTGGTCTTGCCCGAGCCGACGGCGTCGAGCAGCAATCGCACTTGCACGCCGGCCCTGGCGCGCTCGA
Above is a genomic segment from Lysobacter sp. S4-A87 containing:
- the cls gene encoding cardiolipin synthase, yielding MLEALQLAWSWFLDIPHLRLYLVLGWIGYLVWLGLWIVLQKREPVATLSWLISLAALPYVGFLIYYFFGPQRIHRQRLRRGRARASLPPPPDGMHPSSDAIELARLAQATTGLPPITATRAELLIDGGAKYTALLAAIAQAREHIHLEYYIFLPDRTGASLRDALVERARAGVQVRLLLDAVGSGKTRRRFLQPLVDAGAEVAWFHPMKAYWFWKRPWLNMRTHRKIVVIDGLVGFTGGINITDDEDERLRKDAYRDLHLRLEGDVVRELQLVFVEDWAYATGQDPLRLHNPPPRPGPISAQVLVSGPDSDWEAIHRLHVAAIHSAQRRVWLVTPYFVPGEAARMALTSAALGGLDVRLLVPKVCDSRLVTLAARSYFDELLAAGVKIHEYGPRMLHSKALLCDDDLAIIGSANFDHRSFRLNFEVSVMFRDRTVGAELAELIHSECNLAPRVRDDRARPLWGTRVPEALARLVSPVL